The region CTCATTGGAGCCTCGTGGAACTTGAACTCAGAAGACAACACCGGACACGTATTGGACGATACCCGAAAACCGATGTCCGGTCAACGGCGGCCGTGCAGTCGGTGTCCATGGTCGTTCGTCGCTTGCATTCTCCCCGCACCCCACCATCTCATCACGGCACCCTATGCGTCGGAGTCCGAAAGCTCGATCCAGGTGGGGACGTGGTCGCTCGTCTTCTCCCAGCCGCGGACGGCGTGGTCGGTGCCCGCGGCGACGAGGCGGGGAGCGACCGAGGGGCTCAGGAGCAGATGGTCGATGCGGAGCCCGGCGTTGCGGCCGTACGCGTTCCGGAAGTAATCGTAGAACGTGTAGATCCGCTCGTCCGGATGCAGCGTGCGGAGCGCGTCCGTCCATCCCTGCGCGACGAGGCGGTGGAACGCGTCGCGGACCTCGGGGCGGAAGAGCGCGTCGTCAACCCAGCGCTCCGGCTTGTACACGTCCAGCTCGGTCGGCATCACGTTGTAGTCGCCGGCGAGGACGACGGGAGCGCCGCTCGCGAGCAGCCCCGCAGCGTGCGCCGCCAGCCGGGCGAACCAGCCGAGCTTGTA is a window of Longimicrobiaceae bacterium DNA encoding:
- the xth gene encoding exodeoxyribonuclease III, which gives rise to RLRLMKIATYNVNGVNGRLPVLLRWLDEYAPDVVCLQELKAPQEKFPEAAIRDAGYGAVWHGQKSWNGVAILARGAEPEEVGRGLPGDPEDVQSRFIEARVGGIHVGCLYLPNGNPAPGPKFDYKLGWFARLAAHAAGLLASGAPVVLAGDYNVMPTELDVYKPERWVDDALFRPEVRDAFHRLVAQGWTDALRTLHPDERIYTFYDYFRNAYGRNAGLRIDHLLLSPSVAPRLVAAGTDHAVRGWEKTSDHVPTWIELSDSDA